TATTTTTGTCTTTACCCACTGTTGTGTTGCACCTGTGCTCCTCTCTCGGTGCTGACTGTAACACTCCTCAGGGACGCTGCCCTTGCTTCAGCCACAATGAACCGCTAAGAGAAGACATCAAGAGAAGACATTCCTGGAGCTGGGCTCCTTCTCTGCCTCCTTCCCAAAATCAACCCGTTATTGACCTGCTAATGGTGGTTTAAATCTGAAAACCAGCAAGCAGCCCGAACCAAGGCTCCCCACTGCAAAGgaagctccctgcagcctgttGTCTTTGGCTCCTTTGTGCATCCCAAAAACCAGATCCTGTTCTCACACACGGTTTTTACAGCCATGCAAccaccccagctctcctggtttAACTGAAAACCATGCAGTTTGATCCGATACAGCCAGACTCTGCTAAATCCCAGAGTTCTGGGATCAAGTACAAAATCCAGGAAAGTACAAGGTTACAACATGTGGAGTTCTAAGAGCGTAAAGACCGATTCCAGATTTTCagcagatgaaaagaaaatcatgCTCTGCTTCTCTCTAGGaccaaaacagaaagaaaaggaagttcTTGGGTTTCTAAGAAAACCATTAAAACTTATCAGAGTCTCAGAGGCAAGTCCCAAAGGGAGAATTTTCtggattaaagaaaaaaattttctaTGGATTTCTAGCCTAAATTACCTGTTGCCAGTTAAAAGTGCCTTCATACTCTTATGCTTTTCAGCCAAGCCTGCTGCTTAGTTAAAACCTCAGTAGCAAAAACACAACTGGGACTGCAATTCCTTGAGGGTTACCTGAAGCTGTACAGAAAGGGGTTCTCAAAGacagcatcatcatcatcatgcACAGTAGTGCTAGAAAGGACCCAGGAACAGGGGACTGGACAGGGCATGAGCCTGGGAAATAGCCCCTTGTACATGAGGAAGGTCAACAGAACAGCTCATATTGCCTCACATGTAAGGTCTCCCCACACATACTCTGCAGACCCTGGAATAAGAGTATTGAATTTCTACATTGTAACAGGATGCATACATATCATGCTGATGTAAGGGTGAGGAAGGAGTATTGCAAACCCAGCTCCAGAGTGAACATCAGGGAAACATCTCAACAGGATGCACTTGGAAGCTTGTTTGAAAGTTTACAGTTTCTGATTTTTAACTTAAGTTAGTTTGCACCTCAGAATAAAAGATTGTTATGCCCATATCACAGTAAAGTATCAATTCACTTCTCCACTGAAATCAAGTACAATCAGGATAGGTTCTCAAGCtgctggaagaaaagagaatgaTTTATCCTACGGGAGAAGGAATCAAAGAACCTGGCATCAACTGATCTAAATCCAAACTTTAAATATCTTAAGAGGCAGCTTAAAAGtctttcttcttaaaaaacACTTAACATCTAGACAGGGGATGTGTCCAACTTGTGACCACCTTCTAAGGAGTGAGACACATCCCTTTTCACAAAGCATAAAAGCTATATGatagcatttaaaattaataaaagttGTAACCATTCAGGTAAATTCTTGCTGTGTAGTGAGTAGATCATCCAGTATAATGTAATAAGATACCAAGGAACACACTGTAAAAATACATCAATTATGCCATAATTCTTCTAAAAAGTGAAGATCTGGTGCTATAGAAGTACGTTATTTTCAGTTTCAGCTCATCCCCCAAGAGAACACCCATGGTACTGTATTATACCACAGACATTGGATTTTATTTACAGCTTAAACCTAAAGTTTAATAACTAAAGTTATTAGATCAGCGTACTTTAATTTCCCGTATGGCACCAAATTGACTTTTAAAAAAGTGTCTGTGAGGGTGTGTACGTGTGGCAGGCACCAGAAAGCAACGTTCCATTCTACTCTCTCTAGCTTGCTACACCTCCCTGTCcggagagcagctgtggagcagagctctgaggtCAGTCACATGGCCTTCATGGCAGCAATGCGAGAGCCCAGGTTCTCCTGCAGGTAATAGAGCAGGTGCAGCTCGTAGTGCTCGCCCGACTCAGGCACCCTGATGCTGTGTCTCTCCTGAGGGTAgatctgaaatggaaaatgaagtCATGAATATCCACGCCAGTTGAAGGTGCCAATGTCTAAATCAGTCCCAGAGCCACACTGCACATGTCCATGGAATGTCCCTGCAAAAACTCTGCACCTGAACTGACACACCTCATCCTCCACTGTCTGAACTCAGGAGAACCCACTGGaatccagctgtgctggaggggatcagcctggctgagcagaggcagctcctggccagagcacaTTCCCACTTCTGCAATGTGGTGTGGGATCCCTGGCCTCCACCTGCACTGAGCCACCAGGGTTTAATTAAATGCGGAACCCTTCAtgagcactgctgctctgccttccaGGTGCAGATCTTCTCAGGAACAGCCTTAACTGCTTATTTgcccattttttctttttgttaattcataaaatattaacattaaaaaaatgcttgGCTCAAATGCTACAATTTTACTCCTAGAATTCCAAGGtgtccagcacagccatggtaCAAGTTCCAATTCTGGACTCCTCCAAGACACACACATTATTACCTTTACACCCTGGTTCTGGCCTTACCTGTAGGTCATAGGGTTTCCCAGCTCTCACCAAAAAGCTGAGCAAAATACTGGTGTGTGCAAAGTGAACGTTCTCATCTAAGAATCCATGTAGCAGCAGCAAGCGGTTTGGTCTGGGAAAGCAAGAGACAAACAGTTCTAGACATCATCCCACTCATTTCACAGTCCACACACACCCCTACAAAAACACTCCCCAGAAAAGAGTATTTGCATTGAAAGCAGTAATTTCACAGTTGTAAACTGCTCTGGATAGACACATTTCTCAaacctgctccttcctcctctgaaAGTTCTTCCTGCACATGCATATTACAGACAGACATTTAATCTGAATATCTTATTTATTTCTCAGCAATGCTTCCTAGCTTGGACAATATGAGGCCTTAAACCTTGCTGATTTCAACTCTTCCGCAAGAAAGCCCATGGCCCATCGTGCTCTGCTGAGACAGCCTCAGAACATAGAAAAACATCCCAATTAACTAATTTTTGCTTAGCTTAATGTAGCTCTAAAGTGCTAATCAAACTTAAGATATGTTTGTCATTTCTTTAGACATAAAATATAGTATAAAAAGGCTTACAGCAAATGGTCTGTAATTATGCAAAACTTCATTTGAGTATTAAGTTTAGTAGTGTTGTGTattggtttctttatttttttaaatattatttaatgtGAGCATTTGTGATTAGAGAAATACCAAGAACAGGGAGATAAAAATGTGTCTATGGGGCTTGAACTTTCCTGGTAGGAAAAAGAAGACAAGAGCCAGAAGGAAACTCACTCAGAAGGAAACTTCTCAGCCTGCATGGCCACGGATCCCAGGTAGTAGCCCTGCTCGTTGTGCTCCGGGTGGCCCATGTAGCGCTCCGTGTAGCCCGTGTCGTAGAAAATCCACAGCGTGACGGGGGCTCCAGCTATGGCCACCTGCCAGTGCCACAGAGAGGGGAATGTCAGCACTGCCCCTGAGCTGGGAATGACAGCACTGCCCCCTGAGCTGGGCATGGCAGCACTgccccctgagctgggcacgGCAGCACTGCCCCCTGAGCTGGGCATGGCAGCACTGCCCCCTGAGATGGGCACGGCAGCACTGCCCCTGAGCTGGTAATGTCAGCACTGCCCCCTGAGTTGGGAATGGCAGCACTGCCCCCTGAGCTGGGCATGGCCCCCTGAGCTGGGCATGGCAGCACTGCCCCCTCAGCTGGTAATGTCAGCACTGCCCCCTGAGCTGGGCATGGCAGCACTGCCCCCTCAGCTGGTAATGTCAGCACTGCCCCCTGAGATGGGCACGGCAGCACTGCCCCCTGAGTTGGGAATGGCAGCACTgccccctgagctgggcacgGCAGCACTGCCCCCTGAGATGGGCATGGCAGCACTGCCCCTGAGCTGGTAATGTCAGCACTGCCCCTGAGCTGGTAATGTCAGCACTGCCCCTGAGCTGGGAATGACAGCACTGCCCCCTGAGCTGGGCATGGCAGCACTgccccctgagctgggcacgGCAGCACTGCCCCCTGAGATGGGCATGGCAGCACTgccccctgagctgggcacgGCAGCACTGCCCCCTGAGCTGGTAATGTCAGCACTGCCCCCTGAGTTGGGCATGGCAGCACTGCCCCCTGAGTTGGGAATGGCCCCCTGAGCTGGGCATGGCAGCACTGCCCCCTCAGCTGGTAATGTCAGCACTGCCCCCTGAGCTGGCCACGTCCTTCCCTTCCTCGGCTCCATCCCACTGTAACTGTGGAAGGAGCAAAGCaatcctgctgtccctgccccagctcacacacagcacagctcagctacCATCCATGTGTGCTGAGAACCAGGAAGAGCCTACAGGTAAACTGGAAGCAACTCTAAGCATATCCCCTGCAAGGGATGCTGAGGGAAGTGCATTCTGTGaggttttgtgggtttgggcCCATTTGCATGTCTAACATAAACATGCACAAACTACCCTAGGATTCCACAAACTATCCTGCAAGGCTACCACCAGCTCGCAGAGAGgcttatggaaaaaaatacccagaaaaaaaaaccaccacaaaatCAGCTAAAACGCTTTTGCAAGGCAGGTGTAAAGGTAGAAATACAACAATTGTTAAAGGATTGAGACAAGTAATTATTAAATGTCCCAGAAATATTAAGGTTGGACTTAAAGAAAGCAAGAGTAGCCACAAAGAACAAAACACATCTCAAGGGCAATAACCAGCTCTTCCTACACCGCTACCCAAAAGGCAGTCTGGCTGTTATAGTTGTCTAAAGTCAGGCAGGCACAAGAACCTCTCTCCAGTacctctcccctccccaggctgtccTCCTGGCTGCTTCAGAACACACTGCTATGCAGCAGCTTGGGCAATTTGATCTGGGAATAGATCAGTCTGCAAAGGAACTACTCTCTCAGGGCCAAACAGAGGATGAGGTGTTGTTTTTCACCAGGATAATTTCCCTTACCTGGTTCACAACACAAAGAGCTCAGCTGGCAAGAAGTGGGCAGCAGTTGACACTAACTAAGGTACCTTCAGCACAGATAAGCTGAGAGGTACAGGAGCACAACTAAGTCATTGCAAGCTCAGCAGTCCAACAGTTGCTAGAAAAGCAACTTCCCTCTGAAGTCACCCAAACAGAAGAGTGTTGAATGAAACAGCCATTGCACTGTGTCTTAGCTTGTCTAGAGCAAACTCCAAGGTTTTTGTGCTGTCACCACCCATGGAAGTCACActactaaaagaaaaattctgtcTGCACCACCAGAGTAAGTACTCAATGCATGAACATACCCTGAAGATATCTGACCTCTGTGTTAAAGCCATTAGGGAGAGGTAGCCTCCGTAGGACCAGCCGTGGATGCCCACACGCTCCAAGTCGATGAAGTCGTACTGTGATGCCAAATACTGCAGCCCTTCCACCTGGTCATCGATTTCTAtctgtccctggcagggcaaAGACAAAGTTCTGCTAGTTACAGGCAAAAGTTACATTCTCAGGATTGCCCAAGGTAGCCACATTCAGAGCTTTGGTACTCAGGAGTGATCCATGCTCAGAATGCAACTGCCCTGCTTCATGTGAGCTGCAAATTGTATCTGTGAGGAGTCACAGCCTCATTATGAACCACCCTTCTCTTAGGCTGCAGCTGGTTCACAACCTCAAACCATGACATTTTATCTTTCCCACATCAAGCATCTTTCCTCCCTCAACTCTCACCGATACACACTTCCTGTCCCCAGACCCCAGGAGTGTcacacaggcagtgctgggctccttCAGCACCAGTAACACTGGCACTCAAACCCATCTCTGGCTGAGAACAGAGCCAGACTCAGAGCCCACTTACCATTTTGTACTTAAAGGCTCCTTCAAACTTCAGCCCTCGGTGGCAGGAGCCCCTGTTGTCAATGACAACGACAACATAGCCTAAAGAGGCCAAGGTGTTCAGTCGGAAGTACTTGATTCCTTTAAACCGGTTGTTCACCAGCTGTACCTGGAATACAAGAGCAGCACAGAAGCCAGAGGTCACCTCTTAATCCAATTTCaggttttatttatatttacctTCCTTTAAGTGCTTTTAACAATTTTATAATGCAATGTTTTCAAGATCCCTACTGCAGGATTCCCTCTCTCTGCTATGCAATAAACTCCTCTCCCAGTAAAACAAGCCATTCTGTGTCACAGGTATGAAGAGCTCAGCTGAGGTCCAGTGAGACAGAACTGGGAACAAGGACTACCTAAATCCCTTCTGTCCCAGTTCCAGCTCTGCTACTCCATACCTGTCCTCAGACAAGTGGCAGTGCCTGGATGCATGACCTGGGAACAATGAATCCTTACAGCACCTTTGGCCAAGCACCCACTCACCAAACAGGCAAAATGtcacctgctgccctcagcacagagcaggaagtGTTCCTCAGGAGAGCAGTGGAGTGatccctgccagcccatccCACTGCTCACCAACTCACCTGAGGGCCTCCATAGATGAAGAGCACTGTGGGGTACTTCTTCCCAGGCTGCAGGTTGTGGGGTTTGTACATCATTCCATACAGTGTGAACCCCGTGGAGCTCTCAAAGGAGAACACTTCAGGGGGAATGTAATCAGGGAGAGGACCTACCATGGGAGGGAACAGAGAGCCTGGTTGTAACAGGAATGGATGAGtaacacagctctgctgcaccaCTGTCCTCTCACCAGTCTCACTGCAATCCCAGGGGAGCTCTCCCACACTTTCCAGTGAGTGTAGCTGGATCCAGGCAGAGACTGGCAatgccccagccccaggtgagctctCTGAGCCCTATCACAttgccatccctgctctcctgtgaATGACAGTAACTCTtctcccctgacacagccatTACAGATGTCCCATCCCTTCCTAATCCCACTTAGGACTCCCTACATTAACACATGGAAAGCACAGGACATGGAGTATGCCTCAGGTAAGGAGAAATGAAAGGCAACAGAGACCCAGTGGAAGATTACAGCCCAAGAGCTGTCTCATGAAGACACGAGTAGGCAGCAGCACTCACTATTTAAGAAGTGCACCTCCCTCCCCAGGAACACACTCTTTAGCAGGCACATCACACAGAGCAAGTGAGTGCACTTAAATCCCTCCCTGAACTAAAACTGGCAGGAGAAAATTGGTAATTTCCACTCTAAATTCCTTCATGGTCTGTTTATATCCATTTGTTGCTGAGCTGAAAATGTCCCTTCTGTACTTCACAGAACTCCTCATAAAAGCCTGAGTTTCAGAGACAAGGCTGGTCAGCCACAACAGCAAATCTCAAGCAAGCATACACTGGGATATCTTTCATCCTGTGATCCTGCTTGTCCTTTTTCTGTTCCTCACTCATGCCATTACCTGCTGAATCTAAAATGGTAGCCCAGAACTCCTTAGTCCTATGAGCTGCATCATCTTCTGATCCTGTCAGCCGgtacagtgacacacagtgggGGTTCTTCTGATTACTGTACTTGCTGATGAACATGTCACAGTCctggagagaaaaagaacacaCCTTGGACTCCTCAGTGCACAGCCACAAGCAAGTGatcatttattttgcatttagaTCTTTCAGAAGATGCTTAAGGGCCAAATTAAACCAGAAATCTGAGCACTTTTGCCTCTGAGACACTACAGTCCAAACCCAAAGACACACCTGAAAATCAAAGAGTGGCATGAGGAGCTTGTCACACACCTTCTTCTGGGCCATGGATGGATTCCTGGAACTCCAGCCAATGCTGCTCAGGCTCATCTCCTCTGGTGATTGCTCTCTAGTCCACTGCAGGCAGGGAGTCAGGCTCAAAGAGTTTCAAACAATTCATCCCAGCTCCTTTTGCCTGAAGTGAGCTGGAGAGCAATGGAACCGGGAGGCCAACTCTGGTTTCCAGGATGGTTTTACACACTGACTGTACAACGTACAGGAGGGCACAACCctaaaatctgcttttattaTGTATCACCACTGCCCTGTCTGCTGAGCCCAGGCAGGCACAGGTACCTGGCTGACACAGCAGGCATGCGAGTACCCACGCTCCGTCAGGCGCTTCACCTCCCCGGGGTTCTCGTAGTTCACAACGTACAGGTGATGCTCCAGAGGTGAATCTTTTGTGCCTTGAAAGTACACCAGCTTTTTGGCTTCATCCACATAGATCTGCcaggaacaaaacaaacagcacaTCCCTCAATATCCAGTTCGACCACCCCAAAGTCTCCCCCagtccctcctgccccacttCCATAATGCTGAGTTAGAGCCCAGCAATCTGCAAGGGACAAACCAAAATACTGTTCTCACTGTCTACAACTCTGACAGTTTGATTCAAATGCTCAAAGAATTCATCCAGCTCAGAGCTAGAAGAGCAGTGGTTTGGGGAccattccctccctccttgtGCAAGTTCACAAGTTACACAGAACAGAAATACTGTGTATTTTGGCTAAAACCACACTGGATTAATAGATTTATGCTGATCCCTCCAAGGAACCAtctccctgctgtgtgtgtggcagGATATCCATGAAGCAAGAGCAAGACTTACATTGGATCCATGTCTGCCAAGCACTTCCCATTCCCCACTGGTAATTGCTATCTCCTCTTTGATGAGGCACTTGAAGTCACCTGCAAATAGCCAATGTACAGAGATTTTTattactaaaaatattttgtcactTGCATAGAAATATACTGAATAATAGGCAGGCAAAGGAAATATGGGTTGTTAAAAATGGAGAATTTTGCAAGAACCCTGCTTTAATAAGATGATTTTATTTCCCTTAGAATGAGGGAGGTTTAGCAAGGAAAAGAAGTCAGATGCATTTAGAGAAATCGAATCAGCCCAAGATATAATGCTATATGGGAAAAAGACCCGCAACAGTTGCATGAAACTAGAACCTCTAGTAAAATTAAGTGTATTTTTTGTGCATACAGAGGTCAGTAGGTGCCTTCAACACATACTAAGTAAATTAAGTATCACAGCATGAAACTGTGAATTTAAGAACACATGCTGTGGAAAAAACCATTCTGGGAGCTTTGCACACAGCAATTTCCTGCGTCTGAGCAAGACCAAGTTCcagcagggaagaggaaaaccaaCTATGTCTCACAGTATCACAGGGAGCTTGTTTCCCATCTGGTTTTtggaaacttttccttctagtCCATAAGGAAGGATCAGGGTTAAAACTAAGGCATGCTGAAAACAGAATAACCCCTGTACAATTTCCAGAGGAATGACTGTGCACTGAAGTGCTTTCCTGGACAATAGCAGAAGTTTCCAATAAGACCCTAATTCCTGCCAGCTGGAAGGACAtttatttcctcacaggccagcAACAAATGCCCAATTAAAGCCCCAGAACAATTCCCTTACTCGGAGCAGGGAGGCTCCCACAGGACCGTTTGTACTTGCTCTCCTTCAGAACCGACGTCACCTTGTACAGGTGCCGGAAGCCCGTCTTGCACTCGGAGGCAAAGATGAACTCGATCTCATCTTCGTGGCTTTGAGGGAACACATGGAAGATATCGTGGATCTGAGGAGACAGAACAGTGGGTTATTGTTGTCAGCAGGACTCTGCAGTCACACAAAATatgttcctcctgctgctcaaCTCAGAACACGCAGTCCAGGCTAAATGGATGCAGCACTGTTCCTTACTGGGAGAACCAGTCACACGTGGGGCCAGGGGGGTCTGCAGccagtgccacatccctgcagctccagccttcTGCCAGTCTAACTCTATATCCTGGTCACCAAACTGATTCAGTTTTTCTGCACCTGCCCTTCTAGCTTAGACACAGAGGCGGGTCCAGCTCTGCAGACCTCTGtcctgtgctgcctgcaagTGAAGGATTATTCAAAGAATGATGAGCTGACATCATCTTCCCACTCATCAACATGCCAGCTCTTGCTGCAAGGGACAATCTCTGGAGGACTTGGGAgcatttttcttcacagtatGAGCTGCCAGTCAAGAACCACTTCAGACAGTAAAAATAATGGAGAAAGGGAAACTCACTGCACCATCCTGAAACCAGTCAGTAAGGAGAGAATGTGGTATCTAAGAGAGCAGTATAGTGACCATTCACTGGAAGGCTTTGTGCAAATGCTCTCTGAAAGATGCAACCATGTGCCAGTGATTGAGGCTCCCAGGCACGCCTCCAACGGGATGTCACTGCAGAGACAGCATCTTTCTGTGCAGCAGTGTGAGGAGAGGCACAGTTTACAGCAGTGACCAGGCACACACATGACTGCTCTCAGCACAGGCCCTGCAGCTCACCTCCCAGAACATCACACCCTTCATCTGTTCCACCAGACCAGATGTAGTTCAGGAGGGGTTCAGTGCCTGTTAGCTGACTCTCAGGACTGTTCACCCAGTGCCATCTTGATCCATGTTTGTTGCCTGGAGAATATTTCAtctggtggcactgctggtgcTAACAATTGGCACCAAGAAGCTGGAGAGTGCCAGTGACACTGGGGAAGGGGCTACCTGGGAAcacccagagccctgggctctgctccaggctctgagTACTGCATCAACTCAAGCACAGCAGGTCTGTTTTCACCTCCCAAATCTGTTCTCTGCATCCTGTTTTTTACAGCAGGAAGCATTGAATATGCACAGAACTTGCAAGATGGGATCAATCCCCTTGGCAGCACAGTAACATCAACAGTGCTCAAATGCTACAAACTGTCAGAGAAAGCTGAAATTCAAATTCTTACATTTATCCAGATGTCTGTCGTTTCTTCATAAATAATGAAAGGTGTAACAGAATCTGGTACAGCATCAATAAGTTTCTGTCTTTCCATTGCATCATCTTCTG
The Melospiza georgiana isolate bMelGeo1 chromosome 13, bMelGeo1.pri, whole genome shotgun sequence genome window above contains:
- the DPP8 gene encoding dipeptidyl peptidase 8, translated to MAAAMETEQPGLEIFETAGREEQVPREEQPKLEPFYVERHSWSQLRKLLTDTRKYHGYMMAKAPHDFTFVKKNDPEGPHSDRIYYLAMSGENRENTLFYSEIPKTINKAAVLLLSWKPLLDLFPAILDYGMYSREEELLRERKRIGTVGIASYDYHRESGTFLFQAGSGIYHVKDGGPHGFTQQPLRPILVETSCPNIRMDPKLCPADPNWIAFIHCNDIWISNIESREERRLTFVHNELANVEEDPKSAGVATFVLQEEFDRYTGYWWCPKAQPTLDGGKVLQILYEENDESEVEIIHVTSPMLETRRTDSFRYPKTGTANPKVTFKISEVTINAEGRIADVVDKELVQPFEILFEGVEYIARAGWTPEGKYIWSILLDRSQTRLQIVLIPPALFIPTEDDAMERQKLIDAVPDSVTPFIIYEETTDIWINIHDIFHVFPQSHEDEIEFIFASECKTGFRHLYKVTSVLKESKYKRSCGSLPAPSDFKCLIKEEIAITSGEWEVLGRHGSNIYVDEAKKLVYFQGTKDSPLEHHLYVVNYENPGEVKRLTERGYSHACCVSQDCDMFISKYSNQKNPHCVSLYRLTGSEDDAAHRTKEFWATILDSAGPLPDYIPPEVFSFESSTGFTLYGMMYKPHNLQPGKKYPTVLFIYGGPQVQLVNNRFKGIKYFRLNTLASLGYVVVVIDNRGSCHRGLKFEGAFKYKMGQIEIDDQVEGLQYLASQYDFIDLERVGIHGWSYGGYLSLMALTQRSDIFRVAIAGAPVTLWIFYDTGYTERYMGHPEHNEQGYYLGSVAMQAEKFPSEPNRLLLLHGFLDENVHFAHTSILLSFLVRAGKPYDLQIYPQERHSIRVPESGEHYELHLLYYLQENLGSRIAAMKAM